A stretch of the Clostridium fungisolvens genome encodes the following:
- a CDS encoding FecCD family ABC transporter permease — MKKKRLLSVLFILLIVLVIASVTVGSASLKSTDAVRLIWLKLIGVNIDSTYEKIIFNIRLPRIILAALVGAGLGVSGAAFQGIFKNPMADPYVLGVSSGAAVGATISIVFRLEAYGMAFTTVLAFLGAFISLILVYNIAKVGKKLPTTTLLLAGVAINFLFSSVISLSMILHREAMERIIYWTMGSFNESSYSQILIIAPIVIVISISFQLLYRQFNIIASGDEGAYSLGVEVDKIKKLIIVVSSIMIAVIVSVSGVIGFIGLIIPHVARLIVGANHRELFPFSFVLGAIFSLGCDTLARILIAPTELPVGAITSLFGAPFFIYLLWKRKRA, encoded by the coding sequence ATGAAGAAAAAAAGACTACTATCAGTACTTTTTATCTTACTGATAGTTTTAGTAATAGCTTCTGTTACGGTAGGGTCAGCTTCGCTAAAATCTACTGATGCAGTTAGATTAATATGGCTAAAGCTAATTGGTGTGAATATAGATTCAACATATGAAAAAATAATATTTAATATAAGATTACCAAGAATAATACTGGCAGCCTTAGTAGGGGCAGGACTTGGAGTAAGTGGAGCTGCTTTTCAGGGGATATTCAAAAATCCAATGGCAGATCCGTATGTTCTTGGAGTATCTTCTGGAGCAGCAGTTGGTGCTACTATTTCTATTGTTTTTAGGTTAGAAGCTTATGGTATGGCTTTTACCACAGTCCTTGCTTTTTTAGGAGCTTTTATTTCCCTAATTTTAGTTTATAACATAGCAAAGGTAGGAAAAAAACTCCCAACAACCACATTATTACTTGCAGGTGTGGCGATAAATTTTCTCTTTTCATCGGTTATATCACTTTCAATGATTTTACATAGAGAAGCCATGGAAAGAATAATATATTGGACCATGGGGAGTTTCAATGAATCATCCTATAGCCAAATATTGATTATTGCACCTATAGTTATAGTTATATCAATTAGTTTTCAGCTACTTTATAGACAATTTAATATAATAGCTTCTGGAGATGAAGGTGCATATTCTTTGGGAGTTGAAGTAGATAAGATTAAAAAGCTGATTATTGTAGTAAGCTCAATTATGATAGCTGTAATAGTTTCTGTAAGTGGGGTTATAGGGTTTATAGGACTCATAATACCCCATGTTGCAAGACTTATTGTTGGAGCAAACCATAGAGAATTATTTCCTTTTTCTTTTGTTTTAGGAGCTATATTTTCACTTGGTTGTGATACCTTGGCTAGAATACTAATTGCTCCTACAGAATTACCTGTCGGCGCAATAACAAGCCTTTTTGGAGCTCCATTTTTTATATATCTTCTTTGGAAAAGAAAGAGAGCGTGA
- a CDS encoding ABC transporter ATP-binding protein: MSIIDIIQLQYDVNKVTILKDIDLTFEAGKFYSIVGPNGSGKTTLIKNIIKYLSPSEGTVIVENKDVNKIKAKEFANIISYVPQDTVLEMEFSCYDVVMMGRNNKISFLGTETNEDIKKVEEAMKATEVFQLKDKLITEISGGERQRVLLARAIAQDSRCIILDEPLSNLDIKHQLEIIDILNKLRDLGKTIIAVLHDINLALNYTDHAVMMKNGKIFYYGKTEDVINDKNIEEVYGVSCKIVSIEGVRHIIFTRI; encoded by the coding sequence ATGTCTATAATAGATATCATACAATTACAATATGATGTAAATAAGGTAACTATATTGAAAGATATTGATTTAACCTTTGAAGCGGGAAAGTTCTATTCCATTGTTGGACCAAATGGAAGTGGTAAAACAACTTTGATAAAGAACATTATAAAATATCTTAGTCCTTCTGAAGGAACGGTTATTGTTGAAAACAAGGATGTTAATAAGATAAAAGCTAAAGAATTTGCTAATATAATAAGTTATGTGCCTCAAGATACAGTGCTTGAAATGGAGTTTTCTTGTTATGATGTAGTAATGATGGGGAGAAATAATAAGATAAGCTTTCTTGGAACTGAGACAAATGAGGATATAAAAAAGGTTGAAGAGGCAATGAAAGCAACTGAAGTTTTTCAGTTAAAAGATAAGCTGATTACAGAAATAAGTGGAGGCGAAAGACAAAGAGTTTTGCTTGCTAGAGCCATAGCACAGGATAGTAGGTGCATAATACTTGATGAGCCACTATCTAATTTAGATATAAAGCATCAATTAGAGATTATTGATATTCTAAACAAGCTTAGGGATTTAGGAAAAACTATAATTGCTGTACTTCATGACATAAACTTAGCTTTGAATTACACTGATCATGCAGTGATGATGAAAAACGGGAAAATATTTTATTATGGAAAGACAGAAGATGTTATAAATGATAAGAATATAGAAGAAGTTTATGGAGTAAGTTGTAAAATAGTATCAATTGAAGGGGTAAGGCATATAATATTTACTAGAATATAG
- a CDS encoding alkaline phosphatase family protein codes for MKDNPIIIISLDGLGRKDFEFLKTLPNFSKLLSSSSYSYKVNSIYPSLTYPAHVSIVTGKKPANHGVINNILLQPGVDSPDWFWFKSQVNCDTIYDLAKKEGYTTGAILWPVTGKAAIDYNMPEIFANRWWLTQPMISLYSGTLSYQLLMNFKYGYLREGKNQPHLDNFSTECALYLLQKEKVDFLMVHLTDVDTNKHHHGTENDEITNALRRHDVRLGRIIDTLNSHDCYKDSTVVVLGDHSLMDTNKVIKLNTLFVKEGYITKDEKGKLQEPKVYLNNCDGSAYIYIKDNDIESKDKVIQLLKDYSSNNDDCLEEILSGDDLKNLGIDNNCSIMLEAKKGYYFSNDLDGETIEEVGEKYDKATHGYSPFKEDYQTFFLISGGNIKKNFDIGEMSLLDEAPTISKIMGTELPSPDGRVLSSIFKTKK; via the coding sequence ATGAAAGATAATCCTATTATAATAATTTCTCTAGATGGTCTTGGAAGAAAAGATTTTGAGTTTTTAAAAACTCTTCCTAACTTTAGTAAATTACTTAGTTCAAGTTCTTATTCCTATAAGGTTAATAGTATATATCCATCGCTAACTTATCCAGCTCATGTGTCAATTGTAACAGGTAAAAAACCTGCTAATCATGGTGTAATTAACAATATATTATTACAACCAGGTGTGGACTCCCCTGATTGGTTCTGGTTTAAATCTCAGGTTAACTGTGACACAATTTATGATTTAGCTAAAAAGGAAGGCTATACTACTGGCGCAATTTTATGGCCTGTAACAGGTAAGGCTGCAATAGATTATAATATGCCTGAAATCTTTGCAAATCGTTGGTGGTTAACACAGCCTATGATATCTTTATATAGTGGAACGCTTTCTTATCAGCTTTTGATGAATTTTAAATACGGCTATCTCAGAGAAGGAAAGAACCAGCCTCACCTAGATAATTTCTCTACTGAGTGCGCACTTTACCTATTACAAAAAGAGAAAGTTGATTTTCTAATGGTTCATCTTACTGATGTTGATACTAATAAACATCATCATGGTACAGAAAATGATGAGATTACTAATGCCTTAAGAAGACATGATGTAAGACTTGGAAGAATTATTGATACCTTAAACAGCCATGATTGCTATAAAGACTCTACTGTTGTAGTATTAGGAGATCACTCTCTTATGGATACAAATAAGGTCATAAAGTTAAACACATTATTTGTTAAAGAGGGTTATATAACTAAAGATGAGAAAGGAAAGCTTCAAGAGCCTAAAGTTTACCTAAATAACTGCGATGGTTCAGCCTATATCTATATAAAAGATAATGATATAGAATCGAAGGACAAAGTCATCCAGTTACTTAAAGACTATTCAAGTAACAACGATGATTGCTTAGAAGAAATTCTAAGTGGAGATGATTTGAAAAACTTAGGAATAGACAACAATTGTTCAATTATGTTAGAAGCTAAAAAAGGCTACTATTTTTCAAACGATCTAGATGGTGAAACTATAGAAGAGGTTGGAGAAAAATACGACAAAGCAACTCACGGTTATTCACCTTTTAAAGAAGATTATCAAACCTTCTTCTTGATAAGTGGCGGAAATATTAAGAAAAACTTTGATATCGGAGAAATGAGTTTGCTAGATGAAGCTCCAACTATATCAAAGATTATGGGCACTGAACTTCCTTCTCCTGACGGAAGAGTTCTCAGTAGCATTTTTAAGACTAAGAAGTAA
- the licT gene encoding BglG family transcription antiterminator LicT, translating into MKIEKILNNNVVTIIDEDGIEQVIMGKGIAFKKVLGDEIEEKNIEKIFKLDSKNASERFKSLLNETPMEYVEISRNIIKYAEKTLEKKFEDVIFLALTDHLNFAMKRIKKGLPIKNEMLWEIKRIYRKEYSIGIWSINYIKYKLGVDLPEDEAGFIALHIINATLGESMPNTMNITKLIQDILSIVKYHYKIDVDEEALSFHRFVTHLKFFAQRMFGKKQEVSGDDSLYEVVKDKYNEAYLCVKKIRDYIKITYDYELTSEEIVYLVLHVQRLTKDKSVASNM; encoded by the coding sequence ATGAAAATAGAAAAGATTTTAAATAATAATGTTGTTACAATTATTGATGAAGATGGTATTGAGCAAGTAATAATGGGTAAGGGAATTGCATTTAAAAAAGTGTTAGGTGATGAAATTGAAGAAAAAAATATTGAAAAGATATTTAAACTAGATAGTAAAAATGCATCTGAACGCTTTAAAAGTCTCTTAAATGAAACACCTATGGAATATGTGGAGATATCAAGAAACATTATAAAATACGCAGAAAAGACATTGGAGAAAAAATTTGAAGATGTAATCTTTTTAGCTCTAACAGATCATTTAAACTTTGCAATGAAAAGAATAAAAAAGGGTTTACCAATTAAAAATGAAATGTTATGGGAGATAAAAAGAATATATAGAAAAGAATATTCTATAGGCATATGGTCTATTAATTATATTAAATACAAGCTTGGCGTTGATTTGCCAGAAGATGAGGCTGGATTCATTGCGTTACACATAATTAATGCAACGCTTGGTGAAAGTATGCCGAACACTATGAATATAACAAAGCTTATACAAGATATTTTGAGTATAGTGAAATATCATTATAAGATAGATGTTGATGAGGAAGCTTTGAGTTTTCATAGATTTGTAACCCACCTTAAGTTTTTTGCACAAAGAATGTTTGGCAAAAAGCAGGAAGTGTCAGGAGACGATAGCCTGTATGAAGTGGTAAAGGATAAGTATAATGAAGCCTATCTTTGTGTAAAAAAGATAAGGGATTATATAAAAATTACTTATGATTATGAGCTAACAAGTGAAGAAATAGTATATCTAGTTCTTCATGTGCAAAGGCTTACTAAAGACAAATCAGTTGCAAGTAATATGTAA